A region of the Kribbella sp. NBC_01245 genome:
AGTTCACGCTGTCCGAAGAAGAGATCGACCTGTTGCCGTCCGACGAGGACGTCGCGTTCTACGCCGAGCACGGCTGGTACCTCTCGAAGAAGCTGCTGACCGACGACGAGACCGACGAACTGGTCAACGCCAGCGAGCGGTACTACGCGGGTGAACGCGACCGGACGCTTCCGGTGCGGCCGCCGAAGCTCGCGTACTGGGACCCGTCGAAGGGCGAGGTGCAGCGGCACAACGACTACGTGCACTTCGAGCACGACGGCCTGGCGAAGATCCTGCGCAAACCGCTGATCGGCGCGGTCGCGGCCCGGTTGGCGCAGGTGGACGAGATCCGGATCTTCCAGTCCACGTTGATCCTCAAGCCACCGGTCGCGGGCGAGCCGTCGAACATCGTGCCCTGGCACTTCGACAAGCACTACTGGTCGTCCTCGTCGTCGGAGCGGATGCTGACCGCGTTCATCCCGTTCCACGACTGCCCG
Encoded here:
- a CDS encoding phytanoyl-CoA dioxygenase family protein — translated: MSGLEFTLSEEEIDLLPSDEDVAFYAEHGWYLSKKLLTDDETDELVNASERYYAGERDRTLPVRPPKLAYWDPSKGEVQRHNDYVHFEHDGLAKILRKPLIGAVAARLAQVDEIRIFQSTLILKPPVAGEPSNIVPWHFDKHYWSSSSSERMLTAFIPFHDCPPEMGTITMIDGSHRWQEIGSDDTVVRHFAERDRSQLEQMLAENAAHNGVEVVKLPITIPRGHMNFHHCKTYHGSGANVSDRPRRAISLHLQDGGNSYREFPLSDGTLAAYNHDTVVRRTPDGRPDYADPDFCPTLWADR